The Urbifossiella limnaea genome has a window encoding:
- a CDS encoding MFS transporter: MTAARGRRLALAAALLGWMFDGMEMGLFPLVGKDALRELLGGSPAQAELDLWYAVVLAAFLIGAATGGVVFGWLGDKVGRVRAMTASVLLYSLCSGLSAASATPLQLTALRFLGALGMGGEWALGVALVMELWPNTSRAALAGWIGAFGNLGYTVCGLIALGLTRVGATELAAALQSVGLAEGTADALTANRNWRLLMLAGAVPALLTLFIRLFVPESEKWEREKAAGRASYWSGVDLLAVLGGAAAAGGVVFLWARKDVPFAAQLGGSLLGVVLVTLGYLHPARGYLRRSGLAPAARRETLGRMLLAAGLSGVPLLATWSGVMWMYQWVGKLPFGDVPEARPIIQISSSLGAAAGCVAAALLGGLIGRRPAYAALCVASLATIVGFYQLNTEYGPTFVMTAGLMGFVTAGFYGWLPLYLPELFRTAVRATGQGFGFNFGRIIAAAGNLQMPALLAAFDDDYGRACAVVAGVYAVGLVLIMIAPETKGRPLPE; encoded by the coding sequence ATGACCGCCGCCCGCGGCCGCCGCCTCGCCCTCGCCGCCGCCCTCCTCGGCTGGATGTTCGACGGCATGGAGATGGGCCTGTTCCCGCTCGTCGGCAAGGACGCGCTCCGCGAACTCCTCGGCGGCTCGCCGGCGCAGGCCGAGCTCGACCTGTGGTACGCGGTGGTGCTCGCCGCGTTCCTCATCGGGGCCGCGACCGGCGGCGTCGTGTTCGGGTGGCTCGGCGACAAGGTCGGACGGGTGCGGGCGATGACGGCCAGCGTGCTGCTGTACTCGCTGTGCAGCGGCCTGAGCGCCGCGTCGGCCACGCCGTTGCAGCTCACGGCGCTGCGCTTCCTCGGGGCGCTCGGCATGGGCGGCGAGTGGGCACTCGGCGTCGCGCTGGTGATGGAACTGTGGCCGAACACGTCGCGGGCGGCGCTCGCCGGCTGGATCGGGGCGTTCGGCAACCTCGGCTACACCGTCTGCGGGCTGATCGCGCTCGGCCTGACGCGCGTCGGCGCCACCGAACTGGCTGCCGCGCTGCAGTCCGTCGGCCTCGCCGAAGGTACGGCCGACGCACTGACGGCGAACCGCAACTGGCGGTTGCTAATGCTAGCGGGCGCGGTGCCGGCGCTGCTGACGCTGTTCATCCGGCTGTTCGTCCCCGAGTCGGAAAAGTGGGAGCGCGAGAAGGCGGCCGGGCGGGCGTCGTACTGGTCGGGCGTCGATCTGCTCGCGGTGCTCGGCGGAGCCGCGGCCGCCGGCGGCGTCGTTTTCCTGTGGGCGCGGAAGGACGTGCCGTTCGCCGCACAACTCGGCGGCTCGCTGCTCGGCGTTGTGCTCGTGACGCTCGGCTACCTCCACCCCGCACGCGGCTACCTCCGTCGCAGCGGCCTGGCCCCCGCGGCCCGGCGCGAGACGCTAGGACGAATGCTCCTCGCCGCCGGACTGAGCGGCGTGCCGCTGCTCGCCACGTGGAGCGGCGTCATGTGGATGTACCAGTGGGTCGGCAAGCTGCCCTTCGGCGACGTGCCCGAGGCGCGGCCGATCATCCAAATCTCGTCGTCGCTCGGGGCGGCCGCGGGGTGCGTGGCGGCGGCGCTGCTCGGGGGCTTGATCGGCCGGCGACCCGCCTACGCGGCGTTGTGCGTCGCGTCTCTCGCGACCATCGTCGGGTTCTACCAGCTGAACACGGAGTACGGGCCGACGTTCGTGATGACGGCCGGGCTGATGGGGTTCGTGACCGCGGGGTTCTACGGCTGGCTGCCGCTGTACTTGCCGGAGCTGTTCCGCACGGCTGTCCGCGCTACCGGGCAAGGCTTCGGGTTCAACTTCGGCCGCATCATCGCTGCGGCGGGGAACCTCCAAATGCCGGCGTTGCTGGCCGCGTTCGACGACGACTACGGCCGGGCGTGTGCGGTCGTGGCCGGCGTCTACGCCGTGGGGCTGGTGCTCATCATGATCGCCCCTGAGACAAAGGGCCGGCCGCTGCCGGAATGA
- a CDS encoding S9 family peptidase, translating to MRRTAFLVLLFVVPPAAAQPRPVTPADYAGVATANEVAVSPDGTQVAYTVATWDETADNRRTDLWVTTTDGKGTPRRLTSGRANDRHPKWAADGSAVYVVRNVKEKDAKVPPRDGSSQVWRVGVNDKAASAALTTVKGGVTGYDLAAAAGYVFYTADDEVTDPDDFLKLRERYPRIEYGHGKRKVSVLYRVPTSEGDVLTIHAGKRYIREFAVTTDGKRVAMITAPDDTVIRWEGDSRVDVWEAGKVTVTDQAWKKSASSPWPWLEGLAWNPSGNRLAYGTIFDAYPAEVVVCDHDGGNWAAGKVKRDGWQVRGYGSPLAWRSDAVLGLLTDDQARVGFAEYDTTKQTTDRQPLDGVTYGFAYVPGGSGRRVAILGTPQSLGELWYFGGPGARTGISDLNPQAKDWRLPSVERVTWTAPDGTKVGGALELPPDYKKGSRKLPLVVAIHGGPTTSSTAALQFDPHNGRLYFAAAGYAVLAPNYRGSTGYGDKFTTNLIGRENDLDVKDILAGIRHLIDAGIADPDRVAVMGWSNGGYLTNCLISLADSPVRVRAASSGAGILDTVAEWGFNDEPAYPRVFKKGLPWEQPDLYRRTSPTYQLGNVKTPTLIHVGEKDDRCPPGHSRMLYRALRENLSVPTQLCVYPGEPHGLGKLSHRRAKMEWDLAWFNRYLRADR from the coding sequence ATGCGCCGAACCGCGTTCCTCGTTCTCCTCTTCGTCGTACCACCCGCTGCGGCACAACCGCGGCCGGTCACGCCCGCCGACTATGCCGGCGTCGCGACGGCCAACGAAGTCGCGGTTTCGCCGGACGGTACTCAGGTCGCGTACACCGTCGCCACGTGGGACGAGACGGCCGACAACCGCCGCACCGACCTGTGGGTGACGACCACCGACGGGAAGGGGACGCCGCGACGGCTGACCTCCGGGCGTGCCAACGACCGCCACCCGAAGTGGGCCGCCGACGGCTCCGCGGTGTACGTCGTCCGCAACGTCAAGGAGAAGGACGCGAAGGTGCCGCCGCGCGACGGGTCGTCGCAGGTGTGGCGAGTCGGCGTGAACGACAAGGCTGCATCGGCCGCGCTCACGACGGTGAAGGGCGGCGTGACGGGCTACGACCTCGCCGCCGCAGCCGGCTACGTGTTCTACACCGCCGACGATGAAGTGACCGACCCCGACGACTTCCTGAAGCTCCGCGAGCGCTACCCGCGGATCGAGTACGGCCATGGCAAGCGGAAGGTGTCGGTGCTGTACCGCGTGCCCACATCCGAGGGCGATGTGCTCACGATCCACGCCGGAAAGCGGTACATCCGCGAGTTCGCCGTCACCACCGACGGCAAGCGTGTGGCGATGATTACCGCCCCGGACGACACCGTCATCCGCTGGGAAGGCGACTCGCGCGTCGACGTGTGGGAGGCCGGAAAGGTCACGGTCACCGACCAGGCGTGGAAAAAGTCCGCGTCGTCGCCGTGGCCGTGGCTCGAAGGGCTAGCGTGGAACCCGTCCGGCAACCGCCTCGCGTACGGCACGATCTTCGACGCCTATCCCGCCGAGGTCGTTGTGTGCGACCACGACGGCGGGAACTGGGCCGCGGGAAAGGTGAAGCGCGACGGCTGGCAGGTCCGCGGCTACGGCTCCCCGCTGGCGTGGAGGAGTGACGCGGTGCTCGGCCTCCTCACCGACGACCAGGCACGCGTCGGCTTCGCGGAATACGACACGACGAAGCAAACCACCGACCGCCAACCGCTCGACGGCGTGACCTACGGGTTCGCCTACGTCCCGGGTGGGAGCGGGCGGCGCGTGGCGATTCTCGGCACGCCTCAGAGCCTCGGCGAGTTGTGGTACTTTGGCGGGCCGGGCGCGCGGACCGGCATCAGCGATCTCAACCCGCAGGCGAAGGACTGGCGACTTCCGAGCGTCGAGCGCGTCACCTGGACCGCCCCGGACGGTACGAAGGTCGGCGGCGCCCTCGAACTCCCGCCGGACTACAAGAAGGGTTCCCGCAAGTTGCCGCTCGTCGTGGCCATCCACGGCGGCCCGACCACGAGCAGCACGGCGGCGCTGCAGTTCGACCCGCACAACGGCCGGCTGTACTTCGCCGCCGCGGGGTACGCCGTACTCGCCCCCAACTACCGCGGCTCGACCGGCTACGGCGACAAGTTCACCACCAACCTGATCGGCCGCGAGAACGACCTCGACGTGAAGGACATCCTGGCTGGCATCAGGCACCTGATCGACGCCGGCATCGCCGACCCGGACCGCGTCGCAGTGATGGGCTGGAGCAACGGCGGCTACCTCACCAACTGCCTGATTTCGCTGGCGGATTCGCCCGTCCGCGTCCGCGCGGCCAGCAGCGGGGCCGGCATCCTGGACACGGTCGCCGAGTGGGGCTTCAACGACGAGCCGGCGTACCCGCGTGTGTTCAAGAAGGGGCTGCCGTGGGAGCAGCCCGACCTGTACCGTCGCACGTCGCCGACGTACCAGCTCGGTAACGTCAAGACGCCGACGCTGATCCACGTCGGGGAGAAGGACGACCGCTGCCCGCCGGGCCACAGCCGGATGCTGTACCGGGCGCTGCGCGAGAACTTGAGCGTGCCGACGCAGTTGTGCGTGTACCCCGGCGAGCCGCACGGCCTCGGCAAGCTGTCACACCGACGGGCCAAGATGGAGTGGGACCTCGCGTGGTTCAACCGCTACCTCCGAGCGGACCGGTAG
- a CDS encoding calcium/sodium antiporter — MLTHLLLFVVGLAVLGTGAEWLVRGAGRVARALGVPPFVVGFTVVGFGTSAPELVVSLSAALADTPEIAVGNVIGSNVANVGLVLGVAAVVAPLAAGMRLLKVEVPSVIGASLLLWVLSCDGRVGRADGGVLLLGFAGAAVYMYRVARAEPPAVKAEIGQAVAGQLRVSVAAVLVVAGLGGLIGGAHLMVTAAVELARGLGVSEWLIGLTVVAVGTSLPELAACIAGAIRGEADLVLGNVAGSNLFNILLILGTTALVRPVPVPAAALTAELPVMTGFAVLLLAVVGNGLRVHRWEGAGLVAAYAGFVAWQVSRT; from the coding sequence ATGCTGACCCACCTGCTACTCTTCGTCGTAGGGCTGGCAGTACTCGGGACCGGTGCCGAGTGGCTCGTCCGCGGGGCGGGGAGGGTGGCCCGGGCGCTGGGTGTCCCCCCGTTCGTCGTCGGGTTCACCGTCGTGGGGTTCGGCACGTCCGCCCCGGAACTGGTCGTCTCCCTCTCGGCGGCCCTCGCCGACACCCCGGAAATCGCGGTCGGGAACGTGATCGGGAGCAACGTCGCGAACGTCGGGCTGGTTCTCGGGGTTGCGGCCGTGGTGGCCCCGCTGGCCGCCGGCATGCGGCTGTTGAAGGTCGAGGTGCCGTCGGTCATCGGGGCGTCGCTGCTCCTCTGGGTGCTGAGTTGTGACGGGCGGGTGGGTCGGGCCGACGGAGGTGTTCTGCTGCTCGGGTTCGCCGGGGCGGCGGTGTACATGTACCGGGTCGCGCGGGCCGAGCCGCCGGCGGTGAAGGCCGAGATCGGGCAGGCCGTCGCAGGCCAGTTGCGGGTCTCGGTCGCGGCGGTGCTGGTTGTGGCCGGGCTGGGTGGACTGATCGGCGGTGCTCACCTCATGGTCACGGCTGCGGTCGAACTGGCCCGCGGGCTCGGGGTGAGCGAGTGGCTAATCGGCCTCACCGTGGTCGCCGTCGGCACGTCCCTGCCAGAACTTGCTGCGTGCATCGCCGGGGCGATCCGCGGGGAGGCCGACCTGGTGCTCGGCAACGTCGCCGGGTCGAACCTGTTCAACATCCTCCTCATCCTGGGGACGACCGCACTCGTCCGGCCGGTGCCCGTCCCCGCCGCGGCCCTGACCGCCGAGTTGCCGGTGATGACAGGGTTCGCCGTCCTGCTACTCGCGGTCGTCGGCAACGGGCTGCGAGTCCACCGGTGGGAGGGGGCCGGGCTCGTCGCCGCGTACGCCGGCTTCGTGGCCTGGCAGGTATCGCGCACGTAG
- the nhaA gene encoding Na+/H+ antiporter NhaA, with the protein MQPQTSGSSHIPDTPVRRFTRPLAQFLAVESAGGIVLLVCTAVALAAANSPIGPAYEHFWHTPVWLEVDGFRLGGELGHFVVNDVLMTIFFFVVGLEIKREMAAGELRDPRKAALPVAAALGGMLVPAGIYLALRGGSPAARGWGVPMATDIAFVVGVMALLGRRVPFGLKITLLSLAIADDIGAVVVIAAFYSGGLAWGMLGLAALGFGVTYGLNRAGVRAVPVYVVVGAGIWLAVYKSGVHPTVAGVLLGLLTPASAWVGDKTLTDVLRDALVRAPGDGDERFDALRSVGYVAREGLSPLSRLEHALHPWVGFVIMPLFALVNAGVALRPGAVLDPVALAVVAGLVVGKPVGVVAFAWLAVRAGVAQLPAGVNWLMMGGGGALAGIGFTMSLFVAGLAFDDPAHLTAAKVGILAGSTASAVLGAVVLMIAGRAKA; encoded by the coding sequence GTGCAACCGCAGACATCCGGTTCGAGCCACATCCCGGACACGCCCGTCCGCCGGTTCACCCGGCCGCTGGCCCAGTTCCTGGCCGTCGAGTCGGCGGGCGGAATCGTGCTGCTCGTGTGCACCGCCGTGGCGCTCGCTGCGGCCAACTCGCCGATCGGCCCGGCCTACGAACACTTTTGGCACACCCCGGTGTGGCTCGAGGTCGACGGGTTCCGGCTCGGCGGCGAGCTCGGCCACTTCGTCGTGAACGACGTGCTGATGACGATCTTCTTTTTCGTCGTCGGCCTGGAGATCAAGCGCGAGATGGCGGCCGGCGAGCTGCGCGACCCGCGGAAGGCTGCGCTCCCGGTCGCGGCCGCGCTCGGCGGCATGCTCGTGCCGGCCGGCATCTATCTGGCACTCCGCGGCGGCTCCCCGGCGGCCCGGGGGTGGGGCGTGCCGATGGCCACCGACATCGCGTTCGTCGTCGGCGTCATGGCTCTGCTCGGCCGGCGGGTGCCGTTCGGGCTGAAGATCACGCTGCTGTCGCTTGCGATTGCCGACGACATCGGCGCGGTCGTGGTGATCGCCGCGTTCTACAGCGGGGGGCTGGCGTGGGGCATGCTCGGGCTCGCGGCGCTGGGGTTCGGGGTCACCTACGGGCTGAACCGGGCCGGCGTGCGGGCCGTGCCGGTGTACGTCGTGGTCGGGGCCGGCATCTGGCTGGCCGTGTACAAGTCCGGCGTCCACCCGACCGTGGCCGGCGTGCTGCTCGGCCTCCTCACCCCGGCCAGCGCCTGGGTCGGCGACAAGACGCTCACCGACGTGCTCCGCGACGCCCTCGTCCGCGCCCCGGGCGACGGCGACGAGCGGTTCGACGCGCTGAGGTCCGTCGGGTACGTGGCGCGCGAGGGGTTGTCGCCGCTGTCGCGGCTCGAACACGCCCTGCACCCGTGGGTCGGGTTCGTCATCATGCCGCTGTTCGCGCTGGTGAACGCCGGCGTCGCGTTGCGGCCGGGAGCGGTCCTCGACCCGGTCGCGCTCGCAGTCGTCGCCGGGCTGGTCGTCGGCAAACCGGTCGGGGTGGTCGCGTTCGCCTGGCTGGCGGTCCGGGCCGGCGTGGCGCAACTGCCGGCCGGGGTGAACTGGCTGATGATGGGCGGCGGCGGGGCTCTCGCCGGCATCGGGTTTACGATGTCGCTGTTCGTCGCCGGGCTCGCGTTCGACGACCCGGCCCACCTCACCGCCGCGAAAGTGGGCATCCTCGCCGGCTCGACGGCGAGTGCCGTTCTCGGGGCGGTCGTGCTGATGATTGCCGGCCGTGCGAAGGCCTGA
- a CDS encoding efflux RND transporter permease subunit has product MTRFFIDRPIFATVLSTLIVLAGAVALSTLPVAQYPEITPPTVEVSAVYVGANARVVADTVAAPIEEQVNGVEDMLYMSSTCTNDGTYTLTVTFRPGVDLNIAQVLVQNRVNLAAPKLPAEVTRRGLLVKKKSPSQLMIINLYSTAPLTDPPADAPKRERDAAEARRQEALLYLSNYATIRLRDELARLPGVGDITYLGQRDYSMRLWLDPDRMASKGVSADDVVKAVQQQNAQVAAGQVGQPPAPTGQAFQYTINTLGRLAVPEQFADMILKSDADGRVVRMRDVSEAELGALNYDQTCTLDGRPSVALSVYQLPGTNALDTARGVKEKMEELRSKFPEGIDYAIVYDTTPFIDESIVEVFRTLRDAVILVAVVMLVFLQSWRAAVIPLAAVPVAIVGTFAAMAALGYTVNNLTLFGLVLAVGIVVDDAIVVVEAVQHHVERGLAPRDATILATQQVAGPVIAVGLVLSAVFVPCVFISGIVGEFYRQFAVTIAVSTLLSVFVSLTLSPALCALLLKPHTDASGREPLPRVAFPLAGAALAYLYLTDHLRPHLPPLAGWVVPLAAGVVGAVAGYALRVVLNRVLGVLFTGFNRGFDAATEGYVRVVGLMLRGAPLVLVGYGGLLYLTYHALATAPSGFIPDQDKGFLLVNVQLPDAASLGRTAAEMRKLEDLARGTPGVRHTVSVSGQSVLLGANAPNFGTLYVLLDDFPNRRSHELGAEAIAARLQADFNAKLPGARVNVFGAPAVDGLGTAGGFKLVIEEPGATDPAELEAVGKAVADAAGEGKELRDTFSGFRADTPWLYLEIDRVGAQMIGVPVSEIVSALQVYFGSLYVNDFNRFGRTWQVNVQARADYRRRVDDLKRIRVRNPRMPEGVEHMVPLGGVLKVRDDVTGPVMVYRYNLYPAAPVTATPAPGVSSGEAIAALERAAADKLPPNMRTEWTELAFLQLQTKDTAAKAFLLSVVLVFLVLAAQYESWALPLAVILVVPMCLLSAAAGVRLAGLEINIFTQVGFVVLVGLACKNAILIVEFAKQRHDDGATRRAAAVEACRLRLRPIVMTSVAFIIGVVPLVLAEGAGAEMRRALGTAVFAGMVGVTAFGIFLTPVFYVAVQWVTDRIR; this is encoded by the coding sequence ATGACGCGGTTCTTCATCGACCGTCCGATCTTCGCCACCGTGCTGTCCACACTCATCGTGCTGGCCGGGGCGGTGGCGCTGTCCACGCTGCCGGTGGCGCAGTACCCGGAGATCACGCCGCCGACGGTCGAGGTGTCGGCGGTGTACGTGGGGGCGAACGCGCGCGTCGTGGCCGACACGGTCGCGGCCCCGATCGAGGAGCAGGTAAACGGCGTCGAGGACATGCTGTACATGTCCAGCACCTGCACCAACGACGGCACGTACACGCTGACGGTGACGTTCCGGCCCGGGGTGGACCTGAACATCGCGCAGGTGCTGGTGCAGAACCGCGTGAACCTCGCCGCCCCGAAGCTGCCGGCCGAGGTGACCCGCCGCGGGCTGCTGGTGAAGAAGAAGTCGCCGAGCCAGCTGATGATCATCAACCTGTACTCGACGGCGCCCCTGACCGACCCGCCGGCCGACGCCCCGAAGCGGGAGCGCGACGCGGCCGAGGCCCGGCGGCAGGAGGCGCTTCTGTACCTCAGCAACTACGCCACCATCCGCCTCCGCGACGAGCTGGCCCGGCTCCCCGGCGTCGGCGACATCACGTACCTCGGCCAGCGCGACTACTCGATGCGGCTCTGGCTCGACCCCGACCGCATGGCGTCGAAGGGCGTGTCGGCCGACGACGTGGTGAAAGCCGTCCAGCAGCAGAACGCGCAGGTCGCGGCCGGGCAGGTGGGCCAGCCGCCGGCCCCGACCGGGCAGGCGTTCCAGTACACGATCAACACGCTGGGCCGGCTGGCGGTGCCCGAGCAGTTCGCCGACATGATTCTGAAGAGTGACGCCGACGGCCGCGTGGTGCGGATGCGCGACGTGTCCGAGGCCGAGCTCGGGGCGCTGAATTATGACCAGACCTGCACCCTCGACGGCCGGCCGTCGGTGGCGCTCTCGGTGTACCAGCTGCCCGGTACGAACGCCCTGGACACGGCCCGCGGTGTGAAGGAGAAGATGGAGGAGCTTCGCTCCAAGTTCCCCGAGGGGATCGACTACGCGATCGTGTACGACACCACGCCGTTCATCGACGAGTCGATCGTCGAGGTGTTCCGCACTCTCCGCGACGCCGTCATCCTCGTCGCGGTCGTGATGCTCGTGTTCCTGCAAAGCTGGCGGGCCGCGGTGATCCCGCTCGCGGCCGTGCCCGTGGCCATCGTCGGCACGTTCGCGGCAATGGCGGCGCTCGGCTACACGGTGAACAACCTGACGCTGTTCGGCCTCGTGCTGGCGGTCGGCATCGTCGTGGACGACGCCATCGTCGTGGTCGAGGCGGTGCAGCACCACGTCGAGCGCGGCCTGGCCCCGCGCGACGCGACCATCCTCGCCACGCAGCAGGTGGCGGGGCCGGTCATCGCGGTGGGGCTGGTCCTGTCGGCGGTGTTCGTGCCGTGCGTGTTCATCAGCGGCATCGTCGGCGAGTTCTACCGCCAGTTCGCCGTCACCATCGCGGTCAGCACGCTCCTGAGCGTGTTCGTGTCGCTCACGCTCAGCCCCGCGCTTTGCGCCCTGCTGCTGAAGCCGCACACCGACGCCTCGGGGCGCGAGCCGCTGCCGCGGGTCGCGTTCCCGCTCGCCGGCGCCGCTCTCGCGTACCTGTACCTCACCGACCACCTCCGGCCGCACCTGCCGCCGCTCGCCGGGTGGGTCGTGCCGCTGGCCGCGGGAGTCGTCGGCGCGGTTGCCGGGTATGCCCTGCGGGTCGTGCTGAACCGCGTCCTCGGGGTGCTGTTCACCGGCTTCAACCGGGGGTTCGACGCCGCGACCGAAGGCTACGTCCGCGTCGTGGGGCTGATGCTCCGCGGGGCGCCGCTGGTGCTCGTCGGCTACGGCGGGCTGCTGTACCTGACGTACCACGCCCTCGCCACCGCCCCGAGCGGCTTCATCCCCGACCAGGACAAGGGGTTCCTGCTGGTGAACGTCCAGCTGCCGGACGCCGCGTCACTCGGCCGCACGGCCGCGGAGATGCGGAAGCTCGAAGACCTGGCCCGGGGCACGCCGGGGGTGCGGCACACGGTCAGCGTGTCGGGGCAGTCGGTGCTGCTCGGGGCGAACGCACCGAACTTCGGCACGCTGTACGTTCTGCTCGACGACTTCCCCAACCGCCGGTCGCACGAGTTGGGCGCGGAGGCCATCGCGGCGCGGTTGCAGGCCGACTTTAATGCCAAGCTGCCGGGGGCGCGGGTGAACGTGTTCGGCGCCCCGGCCGTGGACGGCCTCGGCACCGCGGGCGGGTTCAAACTGGTGATCGAGGAGCCCGGGGCGACCGACCCGGCGGAGCTGGAAGCGGTCGGGAAGGCCGTCGCCGACGCGGCCGGCGAGGGGAAGGAACTGCGAGACACCTTCAGCGGCTTCCGCGCCGACACGCCGTGGCTGTACCTGGAGATCGACCGCGTCGGTGCTCAGATGATCGGCGTGCCGGTGTCGGAGATCGTGAGCGCGCTGCAGGTGTACTTCGGGTCGCTGTACGTGAACGACTTCAACCGGTTCGGCCGGACGTGGCAGGTGAACGTGCAGGCCCGCGCCGACTACCGCCGCCGCGTCGACGACCTGAAGCGGATCCGCGTGCGGAACCCCCGGATGCCGGAGGGCGTGGAGCACATGGTGCCGCTCGGCGGCGTGCTGAAGGTGCGCGACGACGTGACCGGCCCGGTGATGGTGTACCGCTACAACCTGTACCCCGCGGCCCCGGTCACGGCGACGCCCGCGCCGGGCGTGAGTTCCGGCGAGGCGATCGCGGCGTTGGAACGGGCCGCTGCCGACAAGCTGCCGCCGAACATGCGGACCGAGTGGACAGAGTTGGCGTTCCTCCAGCTCCAGACGAAGGACACGGCCGCGAAGGCGTTCCTGCTGTCGGTGGTGCTGGTGTTCCTGGTGCTGGCCGCGCAGTACGAGAGCTGGGCGCTGCCGCTCGCGGTCATCCTCGTGGTGCCGATGTGCCTCCTGAGCGCGGCCGCGGGCGTGCGGCTGGCGGGGCTCGAAATCAACATCTTCACGCAGGTCGGGTTCGTGGTGCTGGTCGGCCTGGCGTGCAAGAACGCCATTCTGATCGTGGAGTTCGCCAAGCAGCGGCACGACGACGGGGCCACCCGCCGCGCCGCGGCCGTCGAAGCGTGTCGGCTGCGGCTGCGGCCGATCGTGATGACCTCGGTGGCGTTCATCATCGGCGTGGTGCCGCTGGTGCTGGCCGAGGGCGCGGGCGCCGAGATGCGGCGGGCGCTCGGCACGGCGGTGTTCGCGGGGATGGTCGGCGTCACGGCATTCGGTATCTTCCTCACCCCGGTCTTCTACGTCGCCGTGCAGTGGGTGACGGACCGCATCCGGTAA